The following proteins are encoded in a genomic region of Drosophila suzukii chromosome 4, CBGP_Dsuzu_IsoJpt1.0, whole genome shotgun sequence:
- the PlexA gene encoding plexin-A2 has protein sequence MNFILSVLLIATLGDKYDHRLNLRAGSQTLAANIWSDKTAIQNESINMTDVNATVKDAKNHSTTITNVAKFDTKLNHLLVDTITGRVFVGGVNRLYQLSPDLELSETVKTGPQNDSVECSILDCPLNAVRSPTDNYNKVLLIDRATSRLIACGSLFQGTCTVRNLQNVSIIEHEVPDAVVANDANSSTVAFIAPGPPQHPVTNVMYVGVTYTNNSPYRSEIPAVASRSLEKTKMFQIASSAVTTGTRTFINSYARETYFVNYVYGFSSERFSYFLTTQLKHSHHSSPKEYITKLVRICQEDSNYYSYTEIPVECISDAQGGTKFNLVQAGFLGKPSSDLAQSLGISIQDDVLFAVFSKGDGNTPTNNSALCIYSLKSIRRKFMQNIKSCFNGNGMRGLDFISPSMPCVLTKLQTIGEDFCGLDVNSPLGGENPITSVPVAMFNTKLTSVAATSTSGYTVVFVGTTDGYLKKVVVESSSVANEYASFPVDLGSAISQDMQFDNQNLYMYVMSETKVSKVKVFDCSDYKTCGECLGARDPYCGWCSLENKCSPRSNCQDDANDPLYWVSYKTGKCTTITSVVPHQLQRTTARTLELIIDHLPQLKENLICAFTTEDKALFTNATKKRNGVNCTTPRTDMLPQIEQGKHHFTAKLSVRTRNGPDLVSTDFTFFDCSTHSSCTRCVSSEFPCDWCVEAHRCTHDTAENCRNDILVTGVSRIGPSYRSGPGFCPTINATGDGSEVLVSGGTSKSIKVKVHIIGQFIVQTRFVCQFNIEGRVTSLNAQLLGDTIYCDSMEFQYTSRSPNLTATFAVIWGGSKPLDNPHNIHVVIYRCREMADSCGICLALAEKYNCGWCSSTNTCEVEEQCNKNKEGKTDWLNRSEICPNPEIHTFEPKTGPWEGGTNITIRGINLGKNYNDIYSGVRIAGINCMPFPQFYIDTKQIVCTVDSPGEQMYRNGKIVVQIGDYRGESKEDYEFVDPKILDFNPKFGPTSGGTEIHITGKHLNAGSRIQASINDHLPCKILSTDSSQAICRTSPSPGIIEGRLKMSFDNGPREFNDYNFKYVLDPTIEHVSSGPSGQIKVPKGIPAGGIRISVIGTQFTSIQTPNIYVVYNGEIYASQCRVQSDTEMECASPVIEVDSKIIEAERPMLLEYGFLMDNVLRVQNLSKIHNNHFELYPNPEYFIFEERVKYFKSEYLTINGRNLDRACKETDVEVKIGNGFCNITSLSRQQLTCRPPPEATATKSINGPEVIVRIGTSLEYRIGILSYESSNIILDWGENVIFAVIATIVILLLIFVALLVAYKKKSSESNRVLRNMQEQMDILELRVAAECKEAFAELQTEMTDLTGDLTSGGIPFLDYRSYAMKILFPNHEDHIVLQWERPELLRKEKGLRIFGQLIMNKTFLLLFIRTLESNRYFSMRERVNVASLIMVTLQSKLEYCTDILKTLLGDLIEKCIEGKSHPKLLLRRTESVAEKMLSAWFTFLLYKFLKECAGEPLYMLFRAVKGQVDKGPVDACTHEARYSLSEEKLIRQSIDFRPMNVYASIIQQPIFCNNLDMLPPHTENVSVKVLDCDTIGQVKEKCLETIYKNIPSSQRPRKDDLDLEWRTGATGRVILYDEDVTSKTESEWKKLNTLQHYNVPDGAGLSLVPKQSSIYNFSILSDKNEKSHKYETLNISKYTSSSPTFSRAGSPLNNDMHDNGLRYWHLVKHHDSDMQKEGERVNKLVSEIYLTRLLATKGTLQKFVDDLFETIFSTAHRGSALPLAIKYMFDFLDDQAQLHGITDPEVVHTWKSNSLPLRFWVNLIKNPNFVFDIHKSNIVDSCLSVVAQTFMDSCSTSDHRLGKDSPSSKLLYAKDIPEYRKWVDRYYRDIRDMSPISDQDMNAMLAEESRLHTTEFNTNCALHELYTYAVKYNEQLTVTLEEDEFSQKQRLAFKLEQVHNIMSAE, from the exons ATGAATTTTATTCTTAGTGTGCTGCTAATAGCAACTCTAGGAGATAAATATGACCACAGGCTGAACTTAAGAGCAGGTTCGCAGACACTGGCAGCAAATATTTGGTCTGACAAGACGGCTATTCAAAATGAATCCATAAATATGACTGATGTAAATGCGACGGTAAAGGATGCAAAAAACCACAGTaccaccataacaaatgtagCTAAGTTTGACACGAAATTAAATCACTTGTTAGTGGACACCATTACTGGTCGAGTCTTTGTTGGTGGTGTTAACAGGTTGTATCAGTTATCGCCTGATTTGGAGCTGTCCGAAACGGTTAAAACGGGACCCCAAAACGATTCGGTAGAGTGCAGTATACTCGACTGCCCGTTAAATGCTGTTCGCAGTCCGACGGACAATTATAATAAGGTCTTGCTCATAGATCGTGCGACTTCTCGACTTATTGCATGCGGATCACTGTTTCAGGGTACATGCACAGTTCGTAATCTTCAGAATGTTAGCATAATTGAGCATGAAGTGCCTGATGCGGTTGTGGCCAACGATGCCAATTCATCAACCGTGGCTTTTATAGCACCGGGTCCTCCACAGCATCCGGTGACAAATGTGATGTACGTCGGAGTTACTTATACTAATAATTCACCATACCGAAGTGAAATCCCAGCCGTGGCTTCGCGTTCTCTTGAAAAGACGAAAATGTTTCAGATTGCTTCGTCGGCGGTTACGACGGGAACGAGAACTTTTATTAATTCTTACGCACGTGAAACTTATTTTGTGAACTATGTTTATGGATTCAGTTCTGAGCGATTTTCATATTTTCTCACCACGCAGTTAAAGCACAGTCACCATTCTTCTCCTAAGGAGTATATAACAAAGCTTGTGCGAATTTGCCAGGAAGACTCAAACTATTATTCATACACTGAAATTCCTGTCGAATGTATAAGTGATGCCCAGGGTGGCACTAAATTCAACTTGGTTCAGGCCGGTTTCTTGGGAAAACCTAGCTCGGATTTGGCTCAAAGTTTGGGAATATCCATACAGGACGATGTTCTCTTCGCTGTTTTTTCAAAGGGCGACGGAAACACTCCAACTAATAACTCTGCACTCTGCATTTACTCATTAAAATCAATCCGTCGTAAATTTATGCAAAACATAAAATCCTGTTTTAACGGAAACGGAATGAGGGGACTAGACTTTATATCACCAAGCATGCCATGTGTTTTAACG AAACTGCAAACTATTGGGGAAGATTTCTGTGGACTGGATGTAAATTCACCTTTAGGGGGAGAGAATCCCATTACTTCAGTGCCGGTTGCCATGTTTAACACGAAGTTAACTTCAGTTGCCGCAACAAGCACCAGTGGATATACCGTTGTCTTTGTGGGCACAACAGATGGATACCTCAAGAAAGTTGTAGTCGAATCTTCATCTGTTGCGAATGAGTATGCCAGTTTTCCTGTAGACTTGGGCTCCGCCATTAGTCAGGATATGCAGTTTGACAACCAAAACCTTTACATGTATGTCATGTCCGAGACTAAAGTGTCCAAGGTTAAAGTGTTCGATTGCTCCGATTACAAGACATGCGGAGAATGCCTAGGTGCTAGAGACCCATATTGCGGCTGGTGCTCTTTGGAGAATAAATGTAGCCCACGATCCAATTGCCAGGACGACGCCAACGATCCTTTGTATTGGGTCAGCTATAAAACTGGGAAATGTACTACAATAACTAGTGTTGTGCCCCACCAGCTACAACGTACTACCGCTCGGACTTTAGAGCTTATTATAGATCATTTGCCGCAATTAAAGGAGAATTTAATATGCGCATTTACCACAGAGGACAAAGCACTCTTTACTAATGCCacgaaaaaaagaaatggCGTAAACTGTACAACACCGCGAACAGACATGCTTCCCCAAATTGAACAAGGAAAACATCATTTTACAGCCAAACTATCTGTGCGTACCAGAAATGGACCTGACTTAGTGTCCACGGATTTTACGTTCTTTGATTGCAGCACACACTCATCGTGTACGCGTTGTGTGTCCTCGGAATTTCCGTGTGATTGGTGTGTTGAGGCACACCGGTGCACACACGACACTGCTGAAAATTGTCGCAACGACATTTTGGTTACAGGCGTTAGCCGGATAGGCCCAAGCTATAGATCAGGTCCTGGGTTTTGTCCAACGATTAACGCTACAGGTGATGGAAGTGAAGTACTAGTGTCTGGTGGAACAAGCAAATCTATAAAAGTTAAAGTTCATATAATAGGACAATTTATAGTTCAAACGCGTTTCGTTTGCCAATTCAATATTGAAGGACGCGTAACGAGTTTAAATGCTCAACTGTTAGGTGACACCATTTACTGCGATAGCATGGAGTTTCAGTACACCTCAAGATCACCCAATTTGACAGCCACATTCGCGGTTATATGGGGTGGTTCCAAGCCTCTTGATAACCCTCATAACATACATG TTGTTATATATCGATGTCGAGAAATGGCTGACAGCTGTGGAATTTGTTTGGCCCTAGCCGAAAAGTACAATTGCGGTTGGTGTTCGTCTACTAACACATGCGAAGTTGAAGAACAGTGTAACAAGAACAAAGAAGGGAAAACTGATTGGCTTAATCGAAGTGAAATTTGCCCAAACCCTGAAATTCACACTTTCGAACCGAAAACGGGTCCATGGGAAGGAGGAACTAACATAACAATACGTGGCATTAATTTGGGCAAAAATTATAACGACATTTATTCAGGCGTTCGAATAGCCGGCATAAATTGTATGCCGTTTCCCCAATTTTACATTGACACAAAGCAAATCGTATGTACTGTAGATAGTCCTGGAGAACAAATGTACAGGAACGGCAAAATAGTGGTACAAATAGGGGATTATCGGGGTGAGTCTAAGGAAGACTACGAATTTGTTGACCCGAAAATTTTGGATTTTAATCCAAAGTTTGGTCCAACTTCTGGTGGAACTGAAATACATATAACTGGAAAGCACTTAAATGCCGGCTCTCGTATACAAGCATCCATAAATGATCATTTGCCTTGCAAAATTCTAAGCACAGATTCTTCACAAGCTATATGTCGCACCTCACCTTCCCCTGGTATCATTGAAGGAAGACTGAAAATGTCGTTTGATAATGGTCCCCGAGAATTCAATGACTACAACTTTAAATATGTTCTGGATCCTACAATTGAACACGTTAGTTCAGGACCAAGTGGGCAAATAAAGGTACCGAAAGGAATACCAGCTGGCGGCATTCGAATTTCCGTGATTGGTACCCAATTCACCAGTATACAAACTCCCAACATTTACGTAGTATACAATGGAGAGATATATGCAAGCCAATGCCGAGTGCAATCGGATACTGAAATGGAATGCGCGTCTCCAGTTATTGAGGTGGACAGCAAAATTATTGAAGCGGAAAGACCAATGCTTCTAGAATATGGGTTCCTTATGGATAATGTTTTGCGAGTACAAAATTTATCAAAAATTCATAACAACCATTTTGAACTTTATCCAAATCCCGAATATTTCATATTTGAAGAAAGGGTTAAGTACTTTAAGAGTGAATATTTGACAATAAATGGCAGGAACCTAGATCGCGCCTGCAAAGAGACTGATGTGGAAGTAAAAATAGGAAATGGATTTTGCAATATTACGTCTCTTTCAAGGCAACAACTTACATGTAGACCTCCTCCCGAAGCAACGGCAACTAAAAGTATAAACGGACCAGAAGTAATTGTTCGTATTGGAACTTCTCTGGAGTACCGTATTGGTATCCTTAGCTACGAATCATCAAACATCATTTTGGATTGGGgagaaaatgtaatttttgcTGTAATAGCGACAATCGTTATCTTACTGCTGATTTTTGTTGCTTTGCTTGTGgcatataaaaagaaaagttcCGAATCGAACCGGGTGCTTCGAAACATGCAGGAGCAGATGGACATATTAGAGTTACGTGTCGCAGCTGAATGTAAGGAGGCGTTTGCAGAACTCCAAACAGAAATGACTGATCTCACAGGGGATCTTACGTCTGGAGGCATTCCATTTTTAGATTATCGATCGTATGCAATGAAGATTCTTTTTCCCAATCACGAAGACCACATTGTACTGCAATGGGAGCGACCTGAGCTTCTTCGAAAGGAAAAAGGATTGCGTATTTTTGGCCAACTTATTATGAACAAAACTTTCCTGCTACTTTTTATTCGAACCTTAGAGTCAAATCGATACTTCTCCATGAGAGAACGAGTTAATGTGGCCTCATTAATTATGGTCACACTACAATCGAAATTGGAATATTGTACAGATatattaaaaactttattGGGAGACTTGATTGAAAAATGTATAGAGGGAAAGAGTCACCCGAAACTCTTATTAAGGCGAACCGAAAGTGTGGCAGAAAAAATGTTAAGTGCTTGGTTTACCTTCCTTCTTTACAAGTTTTTGAAGGAATGTGCTGGAGAGCCCTTATATATGCTTTTTCGCGCTGTAAAGGGCCAAGTAGATAAGGGTCCCGTTGATGCTTGTACACATGAGGCAAGATACTCTCTTAGTGAAGAAAAACTTATACGCCAGTCTATCGATTTCCGACCAATGAATGTCTATGCAAGCATTATACAACAGCCAATATTTTGCAACAACTTAGATATGTTACCTCCTCATACCGAAAATGTGTCTGTAAAGGTTTTGGACTGTGATACAATTGGACAAGTAAAAGAAAAATGCTTGGAAActatttataaaaacattccATCAAGCCAAAGACCGCGAAAGGATGACTTAGATTTGG AGTGGCGAACAGGTGCTACAGGTCGAGTAATTCTGTACGATGAGGATGTGACATCTAAAACTGAAAGCGAATGGAAAAAGCTTAACACTTTGCAGCACTACAATGTTCCAGACGGCGCCGGCTTGAGTCTGGTACCAAAGCAAAGTTCGATTTATAACTTCAGTATTTTGTCGGATAAAAACGAAAAATCTCACAA GTATGAAACTCTTAATATATCGAAATACACCTCCTCCTCTCCGACATTTAGCCGCGCCGGGAGCCCTCTTAATAATGATATGCATGATAATGGTCTAAGATACTGGCATCTAGTGAAACACCATGATAGTGACATGCAGAAAGAAGGGGAACGGGTTAACAAATTGGTATCAGAGATTTACTTAACCAGACTATTGGCAACTAAAGGTACACTTCAGAAATTCGTAGATGATCTTTTTGAAACGATATTTAGTACTGCTCATCGAGGATCGGCACTGCCCCTAGCTATAAAGTACATGTTTGACTTTCTCGACGATCAAGCTCAGTTGCATGGTATAACTGACCCAGAAGTTGTGCATACTTGGAAAAGTAACAGCTTACCATTGCG ctTTTGGGTGAATTTGATTAAAAATCCTAATTTTGTATTTGACATTCATAAGTCAAATATAGTGGATTCTTGCTTGTCAGTTGTGGCACAAACATTTATGGACTCTTGTTCAACTTCTGATCACCGATTGG GTAAGGACTCACCGAGCTCGAAACTTCTATATGCGAAAGACATACCAGAGTATCGCAAATGGGTAGACCGCTATTATAGAGACATTCGCGATATGTCCCCAATATCAGATCAGGATATGAATGCCATGCTTGCAGAAGAATCAAGG CTGCACACAACAGAATTTAATACAAATTGTGCACTACATGAGCTGTACACATATGCTGTGAAATACAATGAACAGCTAACTGTTACACTCGAAGAGGATGAATTTTCGCAAAAGCAGCGATTGGCTTTTAAATTAGAGCAAGTTCACAACATAATGTCGGCAGAATAA